The genomic window aaccaaccaatctcacaagactctcagagaatCACCAACTTGGAGCTTTTAATggtgaaaatgatgaagcaccaagagatgacaacaaagaaccaggaagcttctatgaagaatatggagaggcagattggacagctttccaagCAAATTGCTATTTAAAGACcatcaagctcattaccaagtgacaccattcctaatccaaaataGGAGTGCTAAGCTATACAGCTGAGGAGTGGGAAGATATTGGTGGACAATAAAGAAGCAATCAAGAAAGCTATGGACAGCAACAAAGAGCCAACAGAGATAGAGGAAGCTAGCAACAAGGACATAACAACAAGCAAAAATATCCCAGAGAAGCTCAAAGAGAAGGACAGCCAGCCACACAATTCAAGGGGAGAAAAAGAGGAACAAACCCAAGGACAACAGCAAGTAGAGAAGAGCtttacacctccactgccatatccccagaggttcaacaaagaagcaAATGATCAacactttcataagttccttgagactttcaagaagttggagataaacATTCCCTTGGCTGAGGCATTAGAGCATATGCCTCTATATGCGAAATTCCTAAAAGATCTCATCaataagaagagaagttggcacgAGAAAGAAACTAtattgctcactgaagaatgcagggcATTAATTCAAAAGGGGCTTCCACTCAAACTTGAAGACCCTGGAAGTTTCTttttgccttgcaccattggaagaTTGAGCATCAACAAGGCAATGTGTGACTTAGGGGCTAGTATCAATCTGATGCCCTCTTCTCTGGTGAAAAAGCTTTGTATAGAGAAAGTGAAGCCAATACAAATGTCTCTGGAACTGGTGGATAAGTCAGTAATATGTCCCAGGggtgtgattgaaaaccttctagttAAGGTGGACAAATTTAtattccctgcagactttgtggtCTTAGACTTAGATGAGGATGAAGGTGATTCCAtcatacttggaagaccattcttggccatagctagggccattatagatgtggagcaaggagaattaaccctCCGAATGCATGATGAAAGCATCACTCTGAATGTATTTCCAGAGACACAACTCATTGATGAAAAGAAGAATTGCATGGAAACTAACAAGGAAGACTTGCAGTGGAAGGAAGGAATCAAAAAGACAACCGGTAATCACCATCCAAAGTAAGAAACAGACAACACAGcaagaagaaaagagaatgagACAATGCAGAGTGATGAAGGAACTCAAGAAGAAATTGAAGTGTTGACCACTAAGAAGGAAAATCCCAAAATAAGGTCCTCTGaaaaaaagaaagatcaacaaaaagaagaaagaaaagcaagaaaaagactcataaggggtggaggaacaagaagatcccaactGAGGGGTTCTCCAAGGGTGATGAAGTACAGTTGATTTATCAACAGTTAGGAACAAGCCAACAAGCCAATGACTGATACACAGTTTGCAAAATACTCTCACTTGAGCATGCTAAAATTGAGCATCAAGGAACAAAAAGGAAGCTCACAGTGAGGGGGGACAAGCTAAGACACTACAGTCGTCAACCACCATAAAGGGGgggccaatgtcaagctagtgataaTAAacgagcgcttcatgggaggcaacccatgatttagttttcttgtctctaatatttcaatatgaataataattgttGCACTAACATGAATTCAATTTTTTTAGACAAAATTGACAACTATTCATGACAATGGAGAACATATGATccaattctatgtttggtgtgccCATAGGCACACCAAAATATATGTTCCTTGGAATATGTAGCCAAACATTCAAGCTGAGTGTTGTACATATTACAAGAGCAAGTCATTAAAGTCAAGGGTCTCTTCAAGTTTTTAAACTCATGGAAGTACAACAATGCTTCTAattgtcaaaaaaaaaattttttgaaataaaataaagcatTTCTCATGAATGGTTTAACCAAAAGTGACGCTGAAATTTCAAAAGTAATAGTTGGAGGAAGTAACATCTTGGACTacatgaccaaacactaagtttggtgtcctccaagactATGCAAAAGGGAGTCACGACTAAACTCACATAAGGAATGATAATCATTTTATAGATTTAGATAGGAGATGCTCTCTTGCTACCATTTGATAATACTTGTTCttttgtcttgttgtgatggtTAGGTGGTCAGAGAACTACTCAATGGAGGGGACAAGACAAAGAAAGGCaagctagcataaggacaaaAATGGATCACATGACTTGAACGGAGAATCTGTACAACCCTGGGAAAGCATCGTGATGGCCGAAGAGATACACTTCATGAAGAGGAAAAACTTTGTCCTCATTCAACTTTGCATGTACTCCCTTGATTTGCAAATTGTCCAAAGGAATCCTAGCCATCCATCCCTCATTAAAGTGACTATAAAAAGCCTCCCTTAAGCCATGCACATGAACAAAGAAACTGCACACATCTTGAATTCCAACCATTCAAACCTTGTGTTCTTTATTACCAAAACCCTAACACCTTGGTTCATCATCATCCATACTACCTTAGCCTCAAAACACTTCTCCTCCAAGAACACACAAACATATCCAATCTTCTCCACACACCCGTAACCTCAACAATATCAACCAATCAAAGAAGCATGGCTTCTTCTTCAAGGACCAAACGAAGAAGAGGAAAGGAACCCATGGTGGAAGAAAGTGAGCCCGAATATGATTGATGGAAGTTCAAATCATGGTACCACCAACTGCAAATAGAATGGATGAatgataaatatatatatatccgGAAGTCCTACTTTTATTACCGGATGAAGGATGCCAGGAAATGAAAGCCAAGATTAAAAAGAGGAGATGGGAAGAGCTCACTTTACCAATCACTAGGATCAATGAAAACATTATAAGTGAATTTTATGCTAATACCCCAAGGCTTAACGTGAATGAGGCCCCAACTTACAAGAGTTATGTACGGAGAATGGAAGTGGATTTTAGTTCAAAGACTATCATGAAAGTCTTAGGATTGAAAATAGTCTATTTTGATGAGCCAGGGTACCACCAAAGAATAAATGAAGACCCTAATTATGATGAAATTGCTAGTGAAATCTGTGTGGTGAACATGGAGTGGGTAGGAGACGCTGACAACAAGTACAAATACTTAAGAAGAGGAGATCTCACCCCTgaagcaaaaggatggtatgagCTAATAAAGAGATCGATCTTAGGCACAGTGAACACTTCAGAGGTCACAAAAAAAAGAGCTATCATGTTATACTGTATAATAATGGGAGGAGAAGTGAAGGTGCACGAGCTCATTGCAAGTGATATTCAAAGGATTACGGAGAAAAGTTCATCTAAAGCTTGGCTACACTACCCGAGTACCATTATGCGGCTATGTAGGAAAGCCAAAGTGCCAATGGAGGATGCGAACCCAACATGGTTAAATTCAGGCCTACCTGTAACCTTTGAgaggatgatgattgtcacagagGCACAATAGGGTCGAAGGCCacaaagagggagaagaagagaagaaccaCAAGGAGAACAAGAGGAACAACAACAATATCAACCACAGAACAACATGGACATGGTTCAGATGCAAGAGGCAATTGAGAGGTTGTCACAACAATACATGGAGATTCAAGAGAAGCAGGAAGAATTTTATTCACAGTACATGAGATCTCAACAAAGACAAGAGGAGCTTCAGCTAAGGATGATGAGTCAACAAAGGGATTATGAGTCAAGATCCTTAGTGATGCAATAGGAACAAGCCTTCTAATTTCATGAATCATTTAACCAGTTGACCCAACTCCAATCTGAGAACATGAGAGATTTCAAGGAATTCACAACCCTTCAAGATGCAAGGTGTGGAGTTCAAGCTGACTATAACATAAATAGCCAAATAAAGTTGAGCTACATTGCGGAACATCTACACAATATAGATCCAGCATTTCCAACTTATAATGAATACTTCAAGGGGAGGAGTGAAAGAGAAGTAGGCAAAGCACTGCTCCTTGAAGACAGAGTAAAAGAGACAATGAAGAAAGCTGGATTCGGGCAAAAGCTAAAAGGGAAAAACAAGAGAAAAACCATTGAACAAGCAagtgagaagaaaaagaaagacaaatgaaaggtggaatTGCTCTTTGCTTATCACATTCAATAAAGAAAGAGCATGCTTGTCTAGTTGatagtctttttattttaatagttTTTCTTACATCCTGTCTGTTTAACTTTGCAATAAGTAGGCTAGCCTAAGTGTGTTCTTGTGTTTATTCACTTTCACTTAATTAAATGCATACTTTGTCTCCTGTGcatttttaattcaataaaagagaaatatttgAACTAGGAAGTAAAATATCCAATGTTGcataagttagaatgaaagtCAGTGGTGGTATTTGTTGATTTACTGCATAGTTcataaaataaatgctgcataatgatATGTTCCTTGGAGTGTGAACTGGTTTGTTGTTATGAAGGCTTGTACCATTTAAGATCCCTTGAGAATGaaataaaacagaaagaaaaagatagagaaaaagCTAAAAGTGGtaaagaaaataaacaataaggctaggcaccaatagtttggaccctaggacacatgcctgtggtgtttttgtattaggatatgcttggacaagtaagttctgaggagtatttcaaaacttggccacttagatcaactgatttgggattgccaactgaaagttcacaataaagagcaacctagctacaaaacacttagttatccaaagagatgctgggcatcaatgatcctaggaagaaaagggtgagtcatgtgtctgtggtaaaggaatgttgagcaaaaattaagccaaaggctgctgcaatatttgccaccaagccttcaaagaaTAATAAGCTCTCTGAGTAAAACGAAGAAGGAAAAGTTAGTAAACCTTTGAGGAAACATCTCTTATGTAACAGAAAACAATAAATGGAccaccattgtctgcataaaaatCCCATAGACTGAATTCAATTATATGCTCAATAAGGATATGCACACTTCTCTATTTCATGTCATTTtctcttatgtttgatgcttgcttggggacaagcaagatttaaatttggtgttgtgatgccaaggcatcttagcctagttttactagtttttttttctttgtttttaataggttttatacactttcttgagttgcAAGTAAGCCATTTGAGTGGAAATTCAtgtgtatttggattcaatcaaccatgaataaattgatgcattttcatgaggttttgtgctataattgcttatatgtcagGATGATAataagtctcatgattttagcatagctttgatgcatttgttgattgatgacaggtgaccaaaacttgaggtcaaacgttggcgtcAAAGTTTTCTTGGAGGAAGAACGTTTGAGTttacgtttgacctcaaacatgaactcaaacgtgagtgacagataAGTGCCGTTCTACATAATTTTAACACTCCAACGTTTgagttaaagtttgcctcaaactttgactcaaacttaaagggtccaaagtccaaattgcaaacggatttcttctcaagtccaagagcaaccaactgaggctatcttcaatctaattccatcaaggccaaggcccaaattcaaggcttcaAGACCATtaaaagaaagtgtataaatataagttagtttgatttaggaggCACGTCAACTTTTACTTTTGAACTTTTTACCTCTATCAGAATTTTGATTTGTAATTTGGAGAACTTTGATCTTGGATctgggaggagaattgaattcaCTTCCTCTTTaggtttcttgttttctttactgcaaatcttgcttgagtcttgggtgttgagaattgaggaaattctgtctcaatctcaccttgagatctctctttgTTTCTTCCACTGCATCATTGgagaaatttaaatttgaatttatttcttctactgtttaattttaaattcacttgcaattgatttctaaattggatcaaggaaggtagtgagatctagatttagttttctagtctcttgacccctgagatctggaATTCACTTTCTGTTCATCTGCTAAGACTTCTTCAagccaatttacattttctgtttgaaatctacttcaattcaattcatcttttactttcctgattgttgcaatttacttttctcttgtttaatttctgcaatcccaatttccaattccttttacaattcaagcaatttacatttcttgcactttaagcttcagtcatttacatttcttgcaatctaagtttctgcaatttacattacttgcactttaagattcagctcttttaattcttctgcactttaaattcttgtcaattacccctctccctttacaattcatgcaatttaaattctgtcaattacaaatcactcaaatcaactcttgttcgcttgactaaatcaaccactaaactaaaattgctcaatccttcaatccctgtgggatcgacctcactcacgtgagttattattacttgatgcgacccggtacacttgccggtgagttttgtgttggatcattttccacacatcatcgattataccgacctcaataaagcatGCCCAAGAGATCCATAT from Arachis ipaensis cultivar K30076 chromosome B09, Araip1.1, whole genome shotgun sequence includes these protein-coding regions:
- the LOC107615762 gene encoding uncharacterized protein LOC107615762 yields the protein MDSNKEPTEIEEASNKDITTSKNIPEKLKEKDSQPHNSRGEKEEQTQGQQQVEKSFTPPLPYPQRFNKEANDQHFHKFLETFKKLEINIPLAEALEHMPLYAKFLKDLINKKRSWHEKETILLTEECRALIQKGLPLKLEDPGSFFLPCTIGRLSINKAMCDLGASINLMPSSLVKKLCIEKVKPIQMSLELVDKSVICPRGVIENLLVKVDKFIFPADFVVLDLDEDEETQLIDEKKNCMETNKEDLQWKEGIKKTTGNHHPK